The Natrinema saccharevitans genome includes the window CCTCGACTCCCGCGACCGGCGACGCGGCCGACGCCGCGTCCGAGGCCGAGGACGAACCCGCGCTCAAGCGAACGACCGTCGAAGCCATCGAGAACCAGGTCGGTAGCGTCGTCCGCCTCGAGGGCGAGATCACCGGCGTTCGACAGACGAGCGGTCCGACGGTGTTCGAACTGACGGACGAAACCGGCAGCGTCGAGTGTGCGGCGTTCGAGGAGGCCGGCGTTCGCGCCTACCCCAACGTCGAAATCGACGACGTCGTCGGCCTCGAGGGCGAGGTCGAACACCACCACGGCGATCTGCAGGTCGAAACCGAATCCCTCGACGTTCTCGAGGGCGACGAGCGCGAGCGCGTCGTCGACCGCCTCGAGACGGCGATCGAACGCGAGGCCCGACCGGCCGACGTCGCGCCGCTTGCAGACCACGAGGCCGTCGCGGCCGTCGAGGACGCCGTCGCCGACGCGGCGACCGCGATCCGACGCGCCGTCATGGAAGCCCGGCCGATCGTCGTCCGCCACGGCGCGACCGCCGACGGCTACGTCGCCGGCGCTGCGATCGAACGCGCCGTCCTCCCGCTGATCCGGGAGAAACACACCCGCGACGACGCCGAGTACCACTACTTCGAGCGCCGTCCGCTCGACGGCCGCGTCTACGACATGGATGCCGCCACGGGCGACGTCACCTCGATGCTCGAGGCCCGCGACCGACACGGCGAGCAGCTTCCCTTAGTCGTGCTGATCGACGCCGGCTCGACCGTCGAATCCGTCGACGGCTACGACCTGCTCTCGCTGTACGACGCCGACTCGCTCGTGATCGACGACAGCCGGGCCGACGAGGAGGTCACCGACGCGGTCGACCTCGCCGTCGCGCCCTCGCTCGCCGGCGTCGACGTCTCGGACGTGACCTCGACGGCACTGGCGGCCACCGTCGCCGCCCACGTCAACGACGACGTCCGTGCCGACCTCGAACACCTCCCCGCGGTCAGCTACTGGGAGGACGCCCCCGAGGCCTACCTCGAGCTCGCCCGCGAGGCCGGCTACGACGAGACCGGAATCTCCGAGCGCCGCGAGGCCGTCGCGCTGCAGGCCTACTACCAGTCCTACAAGGACAAACGCGAACTCATCATCGACCTGCTGTTCGGCGACGAGGACGCCGAGCGGCCCCGCGACGGCGACCTCGCGGCTCACGTCTC containing:
- a CDS encoding DHH family phosphoesterase — translated: MGNCIICGTPVDGEICESHEEDAVFEFRGTAASQLTPGRYYRGTVDGYADFGVFVDIGDHVTGLLHRSELDQRLESLDWEPGDDVFVQVLDVRDNGNVDLGWSIRQREREFRGKLIETEDDEFRPEDLEDDSDAGNGDADAGSNESSTEAADGSDAEPEAQVTDDRAAKAGELQAAAEDTESDTDTVEDNQPAAAEAAGAVASSGSVATESAAASTPATGDAADAASEAEDEPALKRTTVEAIENQVGSVVRLEGEITGVRQTSGPTVFELTDETGSVECAAFEEAGVRAYPNVEIDDVVGLEGEVEHHHGDLQVETESLDVLEGDERERVVDRLETAIEREARPADVAPLADHEAVAAVEDAVADAATAIRRAVMEARPIVVRHGATADGYVAGAAIERAVLPLIREKHTRDDAEYHYFERRPLDGRVYDMDAATGDVTSMLEARDRHGEQLPLVVLIDAGSTVESVDGYDLLSLYDADSLVIDDSRADEEVTDAVDLAVAPSLAGVDVSDVTSTALAATVAAHVNDDVRADLEHLPAVSYWEDAPEAYLELAREAGYDETGISERREAVALQAYYQSYKDKRELIIDLLFGDEDAERPRDGDLAAHVSEQFRDKLETELETARENLSVRGVDGVTVSVLDTDAFTHRYNFPNTILLLDALHRSERDRADPPVVTLGVGDDELHVRATDPVDVRELGDAIAEAVPNGGVSVVGGQDGHVEFLPGERDVVREAALEALGETLA